The proteins below come from a single Halomonas binhaiensis genomic window:
- the prmA gene encoding 50S ribosomal protein L11 methyltransferase, giving the protein MPWLQLKAQIPPEHAELLEELLLEEGATAITLQDAHDDPVFEPDRGTTPLWDQTILTGLYDDLEGIHAMLERLAAAWAEHVSDEPCPQIEYELLDDRDWEREWMDDFKPLRMGQRLWIVPSWHEPPDPEAVNLHLDPGLAFGTGTHPTTALCLEWLDTLSVEGALEGIELLDVGCGSGILAIAALKLGVKKAIGTDIDPQALTASRENAERNDIEEQRLTLRYPEQMSGEQFPLVIANILAGPLVELAPVIAAHVANGGRLALSGILSDQADEVMDAYHAQGLIMEEPEYREGWVRLSGQRPA; this is encoded by the coding sequence ATGCCCTGGTTACAACTCAAGGCCCAAATTCCACCAGAACACGCCGAATTGCTCGAAGAGCTGCTGCTTGAAGAAGGCGCTACCGCCATCACCCTTCAGGATGCCCACGACGATCCGGTCTTCGAGCCAGACCGTGGCACTACACCGCTGTGGGATCAGACCATCCTGACAGGGCTGTATGATGATCTTGAGGGCATCCACGCCATGCTCGAGCGCCTGGCAGCGGCCTGGGCCGAGCATGTCTCCGATGAGCCCTGTCCACAGATCGAGTACGAACTGCTCGATGACCGTGACTGGGAGCGGGAATGGATGGATGACTTCAAGCCACTGAGAATGGGACAGCGGCTATGGATCGTGCCCAGCTGGCACGAACCACCGGACCCGGAGGCCGTCAACCTTCATCTGGATCCAGGACTGGCCTTTGGCACAGGCACTCATCCCACTACCGCATTGTGTCTGGAATGGCTGGACACACTGTCGGTGGAGGGAGCGCTCGAAGGCATTGAACTGCTCGATGTCGGTTGCGGATCCGGCATTCTGGCCATTGCGGCGCTCAAGCTCGGTGTCAAAAAGGCCATAGGCACGGATATTGATCCACAGGCACTCACTGCCAGCCGTGAAAATGCCGAGCGCAATGATATTGAAGAGCAGCGCCTGACCTTGCGCTACCCTGAGCAAATGAGCGGTGAGCAATTTCCTCTGGTGATCGCCAATATTCTCGCAGGCCCGCTTGTCGAGCTGGCTCCTGTCATCGCCGCCCACGTGGCAAATGGCGGGCGCCTGGCCCTTTCCGGCATTCTTTCCGACCAGGCGGATGAGGTCATGGATGCCTACCACGCTCAAGGGCTGATCATGGAGGAGCCGGAATATCGCGAAGGCTGGGTGCGTTTGAGCGGACAGCGCCCTGCTTAA
- the accC gene encoding acetyl-CoA carboxylase biotin carboxylase subunit: MLDKVLIANRGEIALRILRACKELGIKTVAVHSKADRELMHVRLADEAVCIGPAASAQSYLNIPALISAAEVTDSSAIHPGYGFLAENADFAEQVERSGFTFIGPRADTIRLMGDKVSAIKAMKEAGVPTVPGSDGPLSDDEGELLATAQRIGYPVIIKAAAGGGGRGMRVVHTEGHLISAVNVTRTEAHSAFGDGTVYMEKFLEKPRHVEVQVLADGQGNAIHLYDRDCSLQRRHQKVLEEAPAPGLDPKARAEVLEACRQACIEIGYRGAGTFEFLYEDGRFFFIEMNTRVQVEHPVTEMVTGVDIVREQLRIAAGLPLSISQDQVEVSGHAFECRINAEDPRTFMPSPGKITLYHPPGGLGVRMDSHIYTGYSVPPHYDSLIGKLITWGVDRETALTRMRNALDELLVEGIKTNTDLHKDLVRDGYFQQGGVNIHYLEKKLGL; this comes from the coding sequence ATGTTGGACAAAGTTCTTATCGCCAACCGCGGCGAGATTGCCCTGCGAATCCTGCGTGCCTGCAAGGAGCTCGGCATCAAGACCGTTGCAGTGCACTCCAAGGCCGACCGCGAACTGATGCATGTACGCCTGGCCGATGAAGCCGTGTGTATTGGCCCTGCGGCTTCAGCCCAGTCTTACCTCAATATTCCGGCCCTGATCAGCGCCGCTGAAGTCACCGACTCCAGCGCCATTCATCCCGGCTATGGATTCCTTGCCGAGAATGCCGACTTCGCCGAACAGGTCGAGCGCTCCGGCTTCACCTTCATTGGGCCGCGTGCCGACACGATTCGCCTGATGGGCGACAAGGTCAGTGCCATCAAGGCCATGAAAGAAGCCGGAGTGCCCACGGTGCCGGGTTCCGATGGCCCGCTGTCCGATGACGAAGGCGAGCTGCTGGCCACCGCCCAGCGCATTGGCTATCCGGTCATCATCAAGGCTGCTGCTGGCGGCGGTGGACGCGGCATGCGCGTGGTCCATACCGAGGGCCACTTGATCTCTGCCGTCAATGTGACGCGTACCGAAGCCCATTCAGCCTTCGGTGATGGTACGGTCTACATGGAAAAGTTCCTGGAAAAGCCGCGCCACGTGGAAGTCCAGGTACTGGCTGATGGTCAGGGCAATGCGATCCACCTGTATGATCGCGATTGCTCCCTGCAACGCCGCCACCAGAAAGTGCTGGAAGAGGCTCCCGCTCCTGGTCTTGACCCGAAAGCCCGGGCAGAAGTCCTGGAAGCCTGCCGCCAGGCCTGTATCGAGATCGGCTATCGCGGCGCAGGCACCTTCGAATTTCTCTACGAAGATGGACGTTTCTTCTTCATCGAGATGAACACCCGCGTCCAGGTGGAACACCCTGTTACTGAAATGGTGACCGGCGTCGATATCGTGCGAGAACAGCTGCGTATCGCTGCAGGCCTGCCCCTGTCCATCTCGCAGGACCAGGTTGAAGTCAGCGGGCATGCCTTCGAGTGCCGGATCAACGCCGAGGATCCGCGCACTTTCATGCCCTCACCGGGCAAGATCACGCTCTACCATCCTCCGGGCGGACTGGGCGTGCGCATGGACTCTCACATCTATACTGGCTACAGCGTGCCCCCCCACTATGATTCCCTGATCGGCAAGCTGATCACCTGGGGCGTGGATCGTGAGACAGCGCTGACACGTATGCGCAATGCCCTCGATGAACTACTGGTGGAAGGCATCAAGACCAACACTGATCTACACAAGGATCTGGTCCGCGATGGCTATTTCCAGCAGGGTGGTGTCAATATTCACTATCTGGAAAAGAAACTGGGACTCTGA
- the accB gene encoding acetyl-CoA carboxylase biotin carboxyl carrier protein, giving the protein MDIRKVKKLIELLEESNISEIEIQEGEESVRISRHPQGGSWQPTAVAQPWPTAPVAAPAPTAAPAEAAPAAAAAPAFQGQEILSPMVGTFYRSPAPGAKPFIEVGSTVRKGETVCIVEAMKMMNQIEADRDGVVEAILVEDGEPVEFDQPLLVIA; this is encoded by the coding sequence ATGGATATTCGTAAGGTCAAAAAGCTGATTGAGCTGCTGGAAGAGTCCAACATCAGCGAAATCGAAATCCAGGAAGGTGAAGAGTCGGTCCGTATCAGCCGCCATCCCCAGGGTGGCTCCTGGCAACCGACTGCCGTTGCTCAGCCTTGGCCTACGGCACCTGTTGCAGCTCCCGCACCAACGGCAGCTCCGGCAGAAGCAGCTCCCGCTGCGGCAGCCGCTCCCGCCTTCCAGGGCCAGGAAATCCTGTCGCCCATGGTGGGAACCTTCTATCGCTCTCCCGCACCGGGTGCCAAGCCCTTCATTGAAGTGGGCAGCACCGTGCGCAAGGGCGAGACCGTGTGCATCGTAGAGGCAATGAAGATGATGAACCAGATCGAAGCCGACCGTGATGGCGTCGTCGAGGCGATTCTGGTCGAGGATGGTGAGCCGGTCGAATTCGACCAGCCTCTGCTCGTCATCGCCTGA
- the dsbD gene encoding protein-disulfide reductase DsbD, with product MPFVIRLLALCCLILLPFTAQAQFFSSSSNSSEFLPVDQAFFPNAWHDGEHLYIGFENADGYYLYRHRFSVSAPDAPDMLGEPQLPPGEAKTDEFFGDVFVFYDKMVFAVPFTTPQQGPVNIDLTFQGCADAGLCYPPETVHLEAPQASAPSQFAADVEALMADIDNATENSAKDKDAQGDTQASNSSTPSTDSAATSNPGSRSTVAKDPSTTEIAVPLSEDSHFSTLMRDTSVPLMLGLFFLAGLGLTFTPCVLPMLPILSSIIVGQNPTRGRALALSGSYVAGMALTYALIGVLMGLFGAGLNLQARLQSAPVLILFAILFTLFALAMFGVFNLSLSSRLGSRIDAWQTRAQQSGPVGLAVAGALSVLVVSPCVSAPLAGALVFISTTGDALVGGAALLALALGMGVPLLLVGGFGTTLLPRSGAWMNGIKIAFGILLLGVAIWLIERLLPSQISLLLWAGLAIGTALALGALNLSASAGWSRVRQGAGIMLLVWGIALVIGAARGASDPLRPLAMTSAVAGATQAGTPVAPVTVVRSLDELHSALAKDSSPAIVNVTAEWCISCKVMERDVFPSPDVQQALANYRWIEADVTSSNATSRELLQELRLFGPPSLLFFDGSDEISAARIQGEVTADQLTRHVNQVNQWLAENAQE from the coding sequence GTGCCGTTTGTCATACGTCTGCTTGCCCTGTGCTGCTTGATACTCCTGCCCTTTACGGCCCAGGCACAGTTCTTTTCTTCCTCATCGAACTCTTCCGAATTCCTGCCGGTGGATCAGGCCTTCTTCCCCAACGCCTGGCATGATGGAGAACATCTTTACATCGGCTTCGAGAATGCTGATGGCTACTACCTCTACCGCCATCGCTTCTCCGTCTCAGCCCCTGATGCACCGGACATGCTGGGAGAACCCCAACTGCCTCCCGGGGAGGCCAAGACAGACGAATTCTTCGGCGATGTCTTCGTCTTCTACGACAAGATGGTCTTTGCCGTACCTTTCACTACGCCTCAGCAAGGCCCGGTGAATATTGACCTGACGTTTCAAGGTTGTGCCGATGCAGGCCTGTGCTATCCACCGGAAACCGTGCATCTGGAAGCCCCGCAAGCGTCAGCGCCCTCTCAGTTTGCGGCAGATGTCGAAGCCTTGATGGCAGATATTGACAACGCCACCGAGAACAGCGCCAAGGACAAGGACGCCCAGGGGGACACACAGGCCAGCAACAGCAGCACTCCCAGCACCGACTCCGCAGCCACCAGCAACCCAGGCTCCAGAAGCACCGTTGCCAAGGACCCGAGCACGACTGAGATTGCCGTACCGCTCAGCGAAGACAGCCATTTCAGCACGCTGATGCGCGATACTAGCGTACCGTTGATGCTCGGCCTGTTCTTCCTCGCCGGCCTGGGACTGACGTTCACGCCCTGCGTACTGCCGATGCTACCCATCCTGTCCTCGATCATCGTGGGGCAGAATCCTACTCGCGGCCGCGCTTTGGCCCTGTCAGGTAGCTATGTGGCCGGCATGGCGCTGACCTATGCCCTGATCGGTGTTCTCATGGGGCTGTTTGGCGCCGGGCTAAACCTCCAGGCCCGACTGCAATCAGCGCCGGTGCTGATTCTTTTCGCCATCCTGTTCACACTCTTCGCACTTGCCATGTTCGGAGTGTTCAATCTGAGCCTGTCCTCACGATTGGGCAGCCGCATCGATGCCTGGCAGACCAGGGCCCAGCAGAGTGGTCCCGTAGGCCTGGCAGTGGCTGGGGCCTTGTCTGTACTGGTCGTTTCCCCTTGCGTTTCAGCACCCCTGGCCGGTGCCCTGGTGTTCATTTCCACTACAGGAGATGCATTGGTCGGCGGTGCAGCCTTGCTGGCCCTGGCCCTGGGCATGGGCGTGCCTCTGCTGCTGGTCGGTGGCTTCGGTACGACTCTGCTTCCCCGCTCAGGGGCCTGGATGAATGGCATCAAGATAGCCTTTGGCATTCTCCTCCTCGGGGTCGCAATCTGGCTGATCGAGCGCCTGCTGCCCAGTCAGATCTCCCTGCTTCTGTGGGCAGGACTGGCCATCGGCACAGCCCTGGCCCTGGGCGCCCTGAACCTGTCCGCATCCGCTGGCTGGTCGCGTGTGCGCCAGGGAGCCGGCATCATGCTGCTGGTATGGGGTATCGCACTGGTCATCGGAGCCGCACGCGGGGCCAGCGACCCACTGCGACCGCTGGCCATGACATCGGCCGTCGCTGGAGCTACACAGGCAGGCACGCCAGTTGCCCCTGTCACCGTTGTCCGCAGCCTGGACGAATTACATTCCGCACTGGCCAAGGACTCATCTCCAGCCATCGTCAATGTCACCGCCGAATGGTGCATTTCGTGCAAGGTGATGGAACGGGACGTATTTCCCTCGCCTGACGTGCAACAGGCTCTGGCCAACTATCGCTGGATCGAGGCCGATGTCACCAGCAGTAATGCCACAAGCCGGGAACTGCTACAGGAGCTCCGTCTGTTTGGCCCTCCCAGCCTGCTGTTCTTCGACGGGAGCGACGAGATCAGCGCCGCCCGCATCCAGGGCGAAGTCACCGCAGATCAGTTGACGCGGCATGTCAATCAGGTCAACCAATGGCTGGCGGAAAATGCCCAGGAATAA
- a CDS encoding DUF2333 family protein, producing the protein MISRRLRDERRREQLETPQYGWIWKPLAGLAILVIVVVAGLTIWWSLAPSRFDVNAATLERREAASADAKGAMAVATLAEVVDTLLDKPGGYLRDDILPPGLLMDNMSSWEAGVLSQARLLGAALPKLDAQAGESVAQVNELLQGDDSQWFGTSTGKRLADASTQLDTYLAQFSTQGGSVFDSAGLKPWLESVRDELQRITLRLSASVEDIDSLKEMGISVADVPQDADVPWYHVDNDFHQARGEAWALILLLEAVYRDEQGVIAAAGLDNNWQRLLAELERTQRQLWSPVVLRGSGFGIFANYPLTMAHQLSRAGITLDMLIDDMSELPEEPHQGKPAGQKTTRSFIDEVVTEQKHDQGSKQDKAADSGQEQATESEQDEAANAGQEQAAESEQGKAADPGQEQATESEQDKAANAGQEQAAESEQGKAADPGQEQAAESEQDKAADSSREQNADSEQGKAADAGQEQGDSDSEKKQGAESEQGKPIMPGEAGEPTSPESDATPRQDASEQAE; encoded by the coding sequence ATGATAAGCCGCCGATTGCGTGACGAACGCCGTCGAGAGCAACTTGAAACGCCCCAGTATGGGTGGATATGGAAGCCCTTGGCGGGCTTGGCCATCCTGGTGATTGTAGTGGTGGCTGGATTGACGATCTGGTGGAGCCTGGCGCCATCACGGTTTGATGTGAATGCCGCAACGCTCGAACGCAGGGAGGCGGCTTCGGCTGATGCAAAGGGGGCCATGGCGGTGGCCACTCTGGCCGAGGTGGTGGATACATTGCTGGACAAGCCCGGTGGCTACTTGCGCGATGACATCCTTCCGCCAGGGCTGCTGATGGACAATATGTCATCCTGGGAAGCCGGGGTGCTGAGTCAGGCGCGCCTGTTGGGTGCGGCGCTACCCAAGCTGGATGCGCAGGCAGGGGAGTCCGTGGCGCAAGTGAACGAGCTGCTGCAGGGAGACGATAGTCAGTGGTTTGGCACTTCGACCGGAAAACGTCTGGCAGATGCCAGCACTCAGCTTGATACTTACCTGGCTCAGTTCTCTACCCAAGGAGGATCTGTTTTCGATAGTGCAGGGCTCAAGCCTTGGCTGGAAAGTGTGCGTGATGAACTACAGCGCATTACCTTGCGCCTGTCAGCTTCGGTGGAGGATATCGATAGCCTGAAGGAAATGGGGATATCGGTGGCGGATGTGCCCCAGGATGCTGATGTGCCTTGGTATCACGTGGACAATGACTTTCACCAGGCTCGCGGTGAAGCCTGGGCGCTGATCCTGTTGCTTGAAGCGGTGTACCGTGATGAACAGGGGGTCATTGCCGCTGCCGGTCTCGACAACAATTGGCAGCGCCTGCTGGCCGAGCTTGAGCGAACCCAGCGACAACTCTGGAGTCCTGTCGTGTTGCGAGGGTCAGGGTTTGGCATCTTTGCCAATTATCCCTTGACCATGGCGCATCAACTGAGTCGGGCGGGGATTACTCTGGACATGTTGATTGACGACATGTCGGAGCTGCCTGAAGAGCCCCATCAAGGCAAGCCGGCGGGACAGAAGACGACTCGCTCGTTCATCGATGAGGTGGTCACTGAGCAGAAGCATGACCAGGGCTCCAAGCAAGACAAGGCGGCGGACTCCGGTCAGGAGCAGGCTACTGAATCCGAGCAGGATGAGGCGGCGAATGCTGGTCAGGAACAAGCTGCTGAATCCGAGCAGGGAAAGGCGGCGGACCCCGGTCAGGAGCAGGCTACTGAGTCCGAGCAGGATAAGGCGGCGAATGCTGGTCAGGAACAAGCTGCTGAATCCGAGCAGGGAAAGGCGGCGGACCCCGGTCAGGAGCAGGCTGCTGAATCCGAGCAGGATAAGGCAGCGGACTCCAGTCGGGAGCAGAATGCCGATTCCGAGCAGGGAAAGGCGGCGGATGCCGGGCAAGAACAGGGTGACAGCGATTCCGAGAAGAAACAAGGCGCGGAATCTGAACAAGGCAAGCCAATCATGCCAGGCGAGGCTGGAGAGCCAACCTCGCCAGAATCAGACGCCACGCCCAGGCAGGATGCCAGCGAGCAGGCTGAGTAA
- the ppa gene encoding inorganic diphosphatase, producing MNFDNIPAGKELPNDIYVAIEIPANHAPIKYEIDKDMGALLVDRFMATPMFYPANYGFIPHTLADDGDPLDALVVTPYPVAPGSIIRARPVGVLNMSDEAGEDAKLVCVPHPKLSTLYDDIQDVNDLPELLLQQIAHFFENYKDLEKGKWVKVESWEGADAARAAIEKSAAAYKG from the coding sequence ATGAACTTCGACAACATCCCTGCTGGCAAGGAACTCCCCAACGACATCTATGTCGCTATCGAGATTCCGGCCAACCACGCGCCGATCAAGTACGAGATCGACAAGGACATGGGCGCCCTGCTGGTCGACCGCTTCATGGCCACCCCGATGTTCTATCCAGCCAACTACGGTTTCATCCCCCATACTCTGGCTGACGATGGCGACCCTCTCGACGCCTTGGTCGTGACCCCTTACCCGGTCGCACCAGGCAGCATCATCCGTGCCCGTCCCGTAGGCGTACTGAACATGTCGGATGAAGCGGGCGAAGATGCCAAGCTGGTATGTGTACCGCATCCCAAGCTGTCCACGCTGTACGATGACATTCAAGACGTTAACGACCTGCCTGAGCTGCTGCTGCAGCAGATCGCTCACTTCTTCGAGAACTACAAGGACCTCGAGAAGGGCAAGTGGGTCAAGGTGGAGTCCTGGGAAGGTGCTGACGCCGCCCGCGCTGCCATCGAAAAGTCCGCTGCTGCCTACAAGGGCTGA
- a CDS encoding bifunctional protein-serine/threonine kinase/phosphatase, protein MATPRLSLSYGQAFVAPDRRHHRSSMSVSMPDERQMQSKGAAALVSDSASRNALAKQASDLSVRGFLADYYSTPEHWEIKISVHRVLHSLNAWCHGQTRQVQDGSYVSSLSTLIFLGRDAHLFHVGDTLVFRLRGAEFEQLTRDHVTDLGGYRYPARALGMDARVDVDYAAIPLKQGDIFLFTTQSVRGTLMPSDYVGLIRQDASDLDAACERLAQAAKERAGERGYGSDSFCFQLVRVDELPDATPDRPSRVYGDLPIPPELNKGDRLDGFEVDDVLSRTAHSRVYRVHDIKSGRTSVLKAPSPELSNRNVYLEHFLLQQWVVERVHSPFVVRVVEPSRPRRYLYYLMRHVEGVTLTEWVRLHPMASLAQRLDLASQLGKALQALHRRDLIHQQVHPDNVLIDPHGQVILADFSACHLRDVDGHRRSRRLVQQVGLNEHSAPEYALDDEVGRRSDQYALASTIYWLLTGDLPYAVPTNRLRSHTDLEQLSYRSARSLNPEVSDELDEALRRALDPQRSLRFRRLSEFLYHLKPVRHGREESSIPGERKEPTKLWQCIAALLMLLLVLSWWLR, encoded by the coding sequence TTGGCCACCCCGCGTTTATCACTGAGTTATGGACAGGCTTTTGTTGCGCCGGACCGGCGCCATCATCGCAGCTCCATGTCGGTAAGTATGCCGGATGAACGCCAGATGCAGTCCAAGGGGGCTGCGGCACTGGTCAGTGATTCGGCATCCCGCAATGCTCTGGCCAAGCAGGCCAGTGATCTCAGTGTGCGTGGCTTTCTGGCTGATTATTACTCCACCCCCGAACACTGGGAGATAAAGATCTCCGTCCACCGGGTGCTGCACTCACTCAACGCATGGTGCCATGGGCAGACCCGCCAGGTTCAGGATGGTAGCTATGTATCTTCGCTGTCGACGCTGATCTTCCTTGGTCGCGATGCTCACCTGTTTCATGTCGGTGATACGCTGGTGTTCCGCCTGCGTGGAGCGGAGTTCGAGCAACTGACACGAGATCATGTTACTGATCTTGGCGGGTACCGCTATCCGGCTCGGGCACTAGGCATGGATGCCAGGGTTGATGTTGACTATGCAGCGATACCGTTGAAGCAGGGAGATATTTTCCTGTTCACGACCCAGAGTGTGCGCGGCACCTTGATGCCTTCGGACTATGTCGGCCTGATTCGCCAGGATGCCAGCGATCTGGATGCAGCATGCGAGCGCCTTGCCCAGGCTGCCAAAGAACGGGCCGGTGAGCGGGGTTATGGCAGTGACTCTTTTTGTTTCCAGTTGGTCCGGGTCGATGAGCTGCCGGATGCGACTCCTGATCGTCCCAGCCGCGTCTATGGAGACCTGCCTATTCCCCCGGAACTGAACAAGGGGGATCGTCTCGACGGTTTTGAAGTGGATGACGTGCTCTCGCGTACGGCGCATTCCCGTGTCTATCGAGTGCATGACATCAAGAGTGGCCGAACATCGGTGCTCAAGGCACCCAGTCCCGAACTTTCCAATCGCAATGTTTACCTGGAGCACTTTCTGCTGCAGCAATGGGTGGTGGAAAGAGTGCATTCGCCTTTCGTTGTCCGGGTCGTAGAACCTTCTCGTCCGCGCCGCTATCTCTATTATCTCATGCGTCATGTCGAGGGCGTGACCCTGACGGAGTGGGTGCGCCTTCATCCCATGGCCAGCCTGGCGCAGCGTCTTGATCTGGCATCACAGCTTGGCAAGGCGTTGCAGGCACTGCATCGTAGAGACCTGATTCACCAGCAGGTGCATCCGGACAATGTGCTGATTGACCCACATGGGCAAGTCATTCTAGCGGACTTCAGCGCATGCCATTTGCGTGATGTGGATGGTCATCGCCGTTCTCGTCGCCTGGTTCAGCAAGTAGGGCTGAATGAACATAGTGCTCCGGAATACGCGCTGGATGACGAGGTAGGGAGACGCAGTGACCAGTATGCTCTGGCTTCCACCATCTATTGGCTGCTGACGGGAGATTTGCCCTATGCAGTGCCGACCAATCGTCTGCGCAGCCATACCGACCTTGAACAGCTCAGCTACCGCAGTGCCCGTAGCTTGAACCCAGAAGTCAGTGATGAACTTGATGAGGCCCTGCGTCGTGCGCTGGACCCTCAGCGTTCGCTGCGTTTCCGTCGCTTGTCGGAATTTCTCTATCACCTCAAGCCCGTCAGGCATGGTCGTGAAGAGTCCTCAATTCCTGGGGAGAGGAAAGAACCTACCAAGCTTTGGCAATGTATTGCAGCCTTGCTGATGCTGTTGTTGGTGCTTTCCTGGTGGCTACGCTAG
- a CDS encoding LysR family transcriptional regulator, giving the protein MKIERLPLNALRAFAEATREGSFKAAATRLNVTPGAVSRQVKQLEGYLDTVLFERQPNGVRPTAKGQLLAQDIDAGLQRIADAVAALHTQSQVAFSLLISAPPSFSQLWLLPRLEDFETRGEQVAISVDASQSFSEPSWHEEGARLALRYGRAPWSGVKGVQLFEDVLIPVCSPNLLERSPISQPSDLLDHTLFEVSWRTQQRGGFPGWRDWFAAAGLTDASLSGLRHYSLYGLALDQTIAARGVMLASYPLVADRLESGVLACPFGDAYELASPFTYELVMPRHGTPPAGIDSFIDWLLATAKHFRQHKWPPHRPTSL; this is encoded by the coding sequence ATGAAAATAGAGCGACTACCACTCAATGCTCTCAGGGCATTTGCGGAGGCGACTCGAGAGGGTAGCTTCAAGGCAGCAGCCACTCGACTCAACGTCACACCTGGCGCGGTGAGCCGGCAGGTCAAGCAGCTTGAGGGATACCTGGACACGGTGCTGTTCGAGCGTCAGCCCAATGGCGTCCGCCCTACGGCAAAGGGACAACTGCTGGCTCAGGATATTGATGCCGGCCTGCAGCGAATCGCCGATGCGGTCGCAGCGCTCCATACACAATCCCAGGTCGCTTTTTCCCTGTTGATCAGTGCACCGCCGTCCTTTTCCCAATTGTGGCTACTGCCACGCCTGGAAGATTTTGAAACCCGTGGGGAACAGGTGGCCATTTCGGTGGATGCAAGCCAGTCATTCAGCGAGCCGTCGTGGCATGAGGAAGGAGCGCGCCTGGCACTACGCTACGGCCGAGCTCCTTGGAGTGGTGTGAAAGGCGTTCAACTGTTCGAAGACGTCCTGATACCTGTCTGCTCTCCCAACCTTCTCGAGCGCAGCCCCATCAGCCAGCCTTCCGACCTGCTCGACCATACATTATTCGAAGTCAGCTGGCGCACTCAGCAACGTGGAGGCTTCCCGGGTTGGCGCGACTGGTTTGCAGCTGCCGGCCTGACAGACGCCTCTCTCTCCGGGTTGCGCCACTACTCCTTGTACGGGCTTGCCCTGGATCAGACCATCGCTGCACGTGGCGTCATGCTGGCCAGCTATCCGCTGGTCGCCGACCGTCTCGAAAGTGGTGTACTGGCATGCCCCTTTGGCGATGCCTATGAGCTTGCCTCACCATTCACCTATGAGCTCGTCATGCCCCGCCATGGCACCCCCCCAGCCGGCATCGACAGCTTCATCGACTGGTTGCTGGCAACCGCCAAACATTTCCGGCAACACAAATGGCCACCTCATCGCCCAACGTCGCTCTAG
- a CDS encoding DMT family transporter codes for MAESRCVAVGGVQVSALHHSRRPVDMMAGVAMLAFCLALGLQQVAIKAIAAEVSPLTQIAIRSFLAALLVGGLMVWRGVRFAELRAGVGPGLLVGLGFTFEFVFVAIGLNYTLASHMSVFLYTAPIFAALGLHFLVPGEQLVKRQWLGMMIAFGGLVVAMAPIGGVSVNGATLLGDMLGLLAGVSWAMTTLVLRRSSLSEAPPLQTLFYQLVTAAALLLPVAALRGDLGNMAVTTSAVTSLAFQTLVISFGVLLLWFALLRRYLASQLGVLSFLAPIFGVMFGAMLLEEPLTASFLVGGVILLGGVMLVTRPT; via the coding sequence ATGGCGGAATCACGATGTGTTGCTGTCGGCGGCGTTCAGGTATCGGCGCTTCATCACTCTCGCCGTCCTGTGGACATGATGGCTGGCGTGGCCATGCTGGCTTTCTGTCTGGCCCTTGGTCTGCAGCAGGTTGCCATCAAGGCGATTGCCGCGGAAGTGTCGCCACTGACGCAGATTGCCATTCGCTCGTTTCTGGCAGCACTGCTGGTTGGAGGGTTGATGGTTTGGCGTGGTGTCCGCTTTGCCGAACTGCGAGCAGGGGTGGGGCCGGGCCTGCTGGTCGGGTTGGGGTTTACCTTTGAATTCGTGTTCGTGGCAATAGGGCTGAATTACACACTGGCGTCGCATATGTCTGTCTTTCTCTATACGGCGCCCATCTTTGCCGCCCTGGGGCTGCATTTTCTCGTACCAGGTGAGCAACTGGTAAAGCGCCAGTGGCTGGGAATGATGATCGCATTCGGTGGGCTGGTGGTGGCAATGGCGCCGATAGGGGGCGTGTCCGTCAATGGTGCCACGTTACTAGGGGATATGCTGGGCCTGCTGGCCGGTGTTTCCTGGGCGATGACCACGCTGGTCTTGCGCCGCTCGTCCTTGTCTGAAGCGCCGCCATTGCAGACGCTGTTCTATCAACTGGTCACGGCAGCAGCGCTGCTGCTACCTGTTGCGGCGCTGAGGGGGGATCTTGGAAACATGGCTGTCACGACGTCGGCAGTGACCAGTCTGGCTTTCCAGACCTTGGTGATTTCCTTTGGCGTATTGCTGTTATGGTTTGCCTTGCTACGCCGCTATCTGGCATCACAGTTGGGTGTGCTGTCGTTTCTGGCACCGATCTTCGGGGTGATGTTCGGCGCTATGCTGCTTGAAGAGCCGCTGACGGCAAGCTTCCTGGTTGGTGGTGTCATTCTGCTGGGAGGTGTGATGCTGGTGACACGTCCGACATGA